GAACAGATTTCCAAAATTCGTGAAAAGATCAACTAAACGATCTGATAAAAGAGGAAATTTGAAAATCTACAGAGATTGGAGCGAACCTTATCGTATCAACTCATTGTAAAAACACGAGATCGAATTATTCAATAGCGACGACTCAAAAACGAACAGAGCTTTGAGATTAGGGATCGGAATACGGCAAGAGTGTATGGCTTCGTTCCCACAGATCTTGCAATTTCGTGATCGCtgcattttttcttcttttcttctttttttatagatttcagATGAAGGAATCGGAGGCGTCGACGTGAATACTGAATTCAATGTGAATAACAATTATggcagaattaaaaaaaaaacatttaaccaCATGGAAGGTCAAGAGATAACGACTGGGAAGACAAAGAGATGAGATTAGGAATAGCGGAGACGGTGAGGTTAAGTTCTGGAAGAAAAGATAACATTAAACGTGAGTTTCACTAATCTATCAAACCAAACGCTAAACTCAGAAATCAGACCAAACTCATAACCCAGTCGACCAAACAAAACCGGACAATAAATGGGACCCACAATCTTTATTATTTGCATACGTGGATGCTCTTAGAACAGAGAAAAGTCCCCcattatatactccctctgttcctgaaagtaagattttctagagtatgcacgtttattaagaatttaataaatgtttataatttaatttattttttactttattatgcactttccaataacttttcaccaatgaaatttaatcaattcaaatattctcaattaatgttcctcaaaagtataaaaaagtaccttaacaatatataaaatctatctttgtggaacaagaaaaaaatctaaaacatcttactttcgggaacggaggtagtatatgattttataatctattttacaattaattaagtattatttaatttatatttttaatgatgtttataaaataaaatatataacttttgaatatgtgctttttacataaaaacatcttatattttggAGCGGAGGTATGTTCTTTTCCCCCTGAAATTACACTTATTTTTCTCTTATTAGACTATTGCATTTCACATATATGAAGCTTTAGATAGTGGATACATAAGTGATTCAAATACCACAATAGGCTTTGATAGGACATTCTGATTTGTAACCTATGTCAGTACGGTAAAATCGAAGTAGACCAATATGATCAAAGGGCTTATACATAAGAGGATGTTGATGATCAATAAGCTCTTCTGGTACTTGAAGTGTTCCATTGTTGAATGAAAACATTCCAAGAGAGTATCGGTCTGTCTCGCCGCTCACTAGAACTTGGTGTCTTGGAGACCAAACCCTATCATTGCTCCATGCCTAAAAGTATATACACTTTAGTTAGTTCAATCGATGTTTATGGACTATACATTTgaaaaattgtattatataacCTAAATTTACCATCAAGGCATCGCCTGCGACGATCATGAACAGTGAAGGTGATGATAGATTGATATTGATTTTCTCTCCTTCTCTAGTTTCCATTTCGAGACCATTGACTTGATTCTGGTGAAGTATTGTTGTGAAGCTCTTGTCTGTATGTGTGACAAATCCTAAGTTAGGTTTATCGTTGTTCGGTGCACTATTTTTCAGCACACGGAGAAGGTAAGTGGTTGATTCAATGTATGGTTTGTAGTGTTTCTCGACGTTATAGCTTTCAAAAACCATCCGTGTCACCATTTGATCAAGCTTGGCTGCAAACTCCGCATACTTGTGCACACATTCACTAGCACAAGCCAAgtttaagaatatataaaaaaagtaataGCTTAGAATTCAAACTTGATAGATCTTTCTATACATATACCTGAAGTGTTTGTTTCCTTGTGGCCACATCAAACCGGTGAAGCTTCTGGTTGCTTCTAAAGAAGTGGCATTATCAATACCAAGACTTTCATGAAGAGGAAGAGCTGGAATCTGACCAACATAGCCATTTAAAGGCTTATCGTATTTGTTCTTCATTTTGGTTTGTGTTGGGAGATCAAACAACTGGACCAAAGAACCAAAGACTTGGTCAAGAAGATCTAAAGGAGTCTTGTCTTGAAGATCTATGATGAAACATCCATATTCCTCAAGTGCTTGTCTTATGTTCTTGCTTGTTGATTTCCAATACTTCGTGCCTGGTTTCAGATCTTCTCTTGAGAAATCTAAGGTAGGGATCTTAGAAGACATTTTATTTGTTCTATTTTTTCAAGATTTAGGTGTGTTTTCTCATGGATCATGTcttatgaatatatataatgtcAAACAACTACATATGGAATATCCTCTAAAAGATGAAAATGGATTTTGGATGTTCATTACAAGAAGGGATCTTACTTCTTAGTTTTCAATTATTCGTTTAGAGTATAAACAAAACATCACTATATTGATACCAATATAGTATTAGTCAGCGGAACCTATGGACCACATAGTTAGTCACCAAAATCTGTGGACcatgttatataataatattttctagtCATCAAAATTGTTGGACCACGTTGTCTATTAATATCCACTAGTCATCACACTTGGTGGACCacaatatagaaatataatatcCAATTCGATTTTGGTTTGTTTCGGTTCACATTTTCCAAAATTTCGGTTTTAGATATAGCATGGAACAATTTGGTTAGGTTTGGTTTTACGTTAGATTTGCGTTTTGATCAAAGGCCttcatatttttggaaaaacaaaaaaaaagatcaaaggccttcatatttttttatgaaaattaaacTAGGGTTCGACTTTTTGGTATAATTTTACCTTTATGATTATGATTTGTTTGGGGTGTAGTTCTAATTTTCGAATATAGAAAAAAGATTTACCACTATATTTATCCATATTAAAAATCAATTCGGTTTCGGTTAGATTTTGTTCcagtttttggttcggttcgttAATCAGGACTGGACCCCCTAATTATATAAAGtcatactcatatgattttttttttttacaacgaaAAAAGTCATATgattatttgtaaataaatggaagtctgtgttacaaaaaaaaaagattatttgtaaataaattgTTTAGAAATTATATAAGTTGGTGATGACAAATTCAAGAGAGACATTAGAAACATAGCATCCAAATGGGATCATCCATGAAGTCTTCTTCTAAAGTTCCAGTTCTTGATCTCACGAGCCGACAGGACTTGAACCCAAACACGTCCACGTGGCGTTCCATTTCTAGAGAAGCCTGTGAAGCCTTGGAGGAATACGGCTGTTTCGTGGCCTTGTACGACGGAGTAACGCAGGAGCTAGATGATTCAATCTTCGCCGCTGCTGAGGAACTGTTCGATCTCCCGACTGACACAAAGAGGAAGAACGTGAACGAGAAGCCGTACCATGGCTATGTTGGTCAAATGCCTGTGATCCCTCTTCATGAAGGTCTTGGTATTGACTATGTTACAAACAAAGAAGAGGCTCAAAGATTCACTCATCTCATGTGGCCTCGAGGAAACCACCAATTTTGGTATGTTTAGAGCTTGATTGTTCACGGTTAATGGTTTCGTTTTGGCAAGACCGACCCTGAAATTTCGGagacaaattatttttagaaaaacagttaataaaaaaaattgtaaccaaTTTAAAtggagaaattcttgggttaacctctagattcacccccctagggtgaacctctagattcatcccctagggtgaacctctagattcaccaaccaatagtgtttgagtatttgatatttgatatcttttaaaaaagaaaacaaaattgaatttccaagtaagattatatttttaaaataaaacaataaaaatacataaaaatagttacaaaaaaaataaaaataaatattgttaaaccgtTAGCAAAATATTAAATCCTatactctaaatcctaaacttcaaaccataaattataaaccttaaatcttggataaaccgtaaaccattggaaaattttaaaccctaaatcatacattaaaaactaaatgttaataacactaaaccctaaaccctaatcactaaaccctaaacctttggataaacctccctgaacccttggataaatcataaactctaaatcaaaaatatttaaaattaaaccctagagtttatgatttatccaagggttcagagtttacccaagggtttagggtttagtgattaggatttagggtttagtgttattaaaatttagtttttaatgtatgatttagggtttaagattttccaacggtttagagtttatccaaagtttaagttagggtttagggtttagtatttagggtatagggtttagtattttgctgaagacttaacaatattaattaatttattttttgtaactatttttatgtatttttattattttatttaaaaaatataatctaatttggatatttaattttatttacttttttaaaagatatcaaatatcaaatactcaaacactattggatggtgtgaacccaagaatttctcatTTAAAAGAGGGAGAATTTGCTCAATATACAAAACACTAATGGAAATTAAGAATATATCagtgattttgacataattaattCGCTAACATTTAGGTAAAGAAAACCGAACTTTTGTCCTTTCAACGTACAGGTTGCCAGTTACTGGTAGAGATGACGTGGTGGTTTAGCATCACGTGAGAGACCGAAGGCAACATCACCAATTTATTTACCATATGCAGAAAAAGACAACACACTTGTCAAACAGAATGGAAAACAAATATACAGTATAGTAAGTAACttcaaataaaacataatcCTATAGATAATGCAAATATAATATAGATGTAACACAACATACGTAAATAATGAACCACCGAACCCTCCTATACCCAAACCCCtacttagtaaatctaaaccctaggtaggatcctataaacccaaatacaatctataaattaCATTTGAAATCACATTTACTTGTTCAATAAATAATACATAGTATGGATCTTatacaaaatagtatataaatgtatgttCTATTTACATTAATTAAGCATCATatgtaaaatagtataaaaagaaataagagCATTTGTTGATGAAAATAATATCTTCGAACTACACATGATCCTAACATTCAACATAACATCTTCTAACATTggaacaaaacaaattttatatcccaagaaaaaaaatacaaaatgacatagaagagaaacaaaaccgattgtttaatttaaaagaaataatctAGAAATACGTGAAAAACATAATACTGTATATTAAATAGTATAGTAACTTTACATAGAAAGTTACagtactaaaaaaaatatactatactAAAGTTTTTTTATACCCATTATAGTATAGTCTATGAACTCATCTACTTCTCTTTTCAGAAGTAATGACACTCATTCGCCAGCTCACTGTCATTATTACTTACTACCATATATTGTTGGCAAgctatcttcttcatctcttatTCTTTTTCTGATCCGTTGATCTGCAGCCGGTTCATTATCGTTAACCCTCACCACCACTAGATCTGAATAATAGGTGGAATCAGTCTGATGTAATCATATTTCCAGTTTTGCTTACAAAAGCAAAACCATagtgaaaaatcaaaaatatgtttGCGAGAATCAAAGATTTGaaaggagaaaaaaattaatggaaaaaaaaaacacaaaacggTTGCATCGGTGACTTTAAGAGGGTATTTTGGCAAATAAGATAGAAAATATGTTGAATATCATGGTCAACTTACTTTTTAGTTAGATggtgaattataatttttttgtttgttatacaGTGCAATTTCCCTTTAAGAGACTATCTATGTatgttgatttttaaatatttaggaGTACTAAGTTAATAGTTAACTTTGCTATATCCAACTCTGAGTTTTGGCTAGCCGTGTCTTCTACTCTAGTTTAGTGTTTAGGTCATCTTTCCTTCaaattttgaatactttttatgtatatatattgctTTGTTTTTGAAATTCTAACTCAATAGGTTTGAAGCAGAaccattttatttgtttgaacTTGAAACTTTGTAGCGAAACCGCTCACGGTTTCTCAAACTCCGTTGCGGAATTGGACCGACTAGTTGTGAGGATGATATTTGAGAACTACGGTGTGGAGAAACACTATGATTCACATGAAGGGTCAAAGACTTACTTACTCAAATTCCTGAAGTACTTGGCTCCACCAGAGTCAATCTCAATGCCAGCTTTTCCTCAGCACACGGACAAGACCTTCTTATCAATACTTCACCAAAATGGTGTGAATGGTTTAGAGGTGAAATCAAAGGACGGTGGATGGATTTCTCTTCATCTCCCACCGAAGTCATACGTTGTCATGGCTGGTGACATCTCTATGGTAACTGAAATAATATTCGATTTAATACTCCGATTGTTTTGACTTTGAAGCCAACTTCTGCGTTTACGTTTGCATGAGAAAgttttgaaaaaatgaaaacagaaaccatatatattttgtaagtataaaatattaaaagtttttcATATTAACTTTTacagaagaaatgcacaaacgCCAAAGGCAAACTTAATGTTCTCCTTGCGTTTTCGtttgtaattaacaaaaaagttttgcttatatacttaaaattgttatttgatAAGGTTATCTTTGACaaaaggtttttgatttaaaaaaaacagtaaataTAACGTAGACAACCAAACGAGACCAACCAGCGCAAAATAGTTATTTACTTATAGCTTAATCGGTAATTATGATACAAACCCATGAATATTCATTATTGTTTATATGCTTAGGGTTGGAGCAATGACAGGATACGTTCTTGTGAGCATAGAGTAACAATGGAAGGCGACAAGACAAGGTACACTTTAGGTCTTTTCTCTTTTATCAAGGGATTGGTTTCGGTCCCTGGGGAGCTTGTGGACGACGAACATCCTCTCATGTACAAGCCTTTCGATAACATCGCTCTCATAAATTTCTATGCAACCAAAGAAGGCCGTGAAGCGAAGTCAACTCTCAAAGCATATTGTTGTATCTAAAAAGCAGCTTTACAGTCAGACGATTGATCAAGTTGCCAATTTTATAAATCTAAATGCCATCTTACTGGTTCTCTCACTCTGCTCTACTATAATATGTTCAACCATCCATACTCTTCTTGTTCTGGTTGAATATTTTGCATGTTGATTTTCGTTGCTTTGTGCCAGGGTTCGAATTTTCTCTTGAAAGTCTAAGTTCAGAAGACATTTTAAGTTCATTTTCAGTATGGGTCTTATGTATCATATCTTATGTGTATATAAATCTCCGATTAGTGAAAATGGAAAATTATAACAGATGAAAATAGGTTTTGTATGTTTACTGTAAGAATGTTTCAAAGGGATCTTGAATCAGTGACCGTTTATAGTAACAACAAAACATTATACTGATGTTATTAACTATTCATAATCATGGCCCTTGGACTGCATTATACTCATATTTTCTGAAATTCAATTTCTATATATACTTCAAGTTGAAAGGCctccaatatataaaaacaacaacCATAATGGAATCAGTCTTTGAGTGCTAAGACCATCTCCATCGGTAAGAACCTCTCATAGATGCttatctttattttaattataagttttcaaaattttgaaaattaaattttttttagagctGTAACATTTTATCATGTCCAATGGTACAAAACTCCTCATGGGTTCTTAAGAAAGATTAGTGTTTTAGTGGTAGAACATTTTCTTAAGATGTACAAGAACAAGAATAATTTAAGTTTGGAATGAGTTACAAAGAGAAAAATAGAAGAATACGAGAGATATGTATGTGTATATGTGGCATTGTAATGACATTGTTTTGAAATCTCTCGTGGTTTTGTCtcaaaaacaaagacaacaacaaaagaagaaacgaaaaactcaacaaaagaaaaacaaagacaacacCACTAGTTCTTTTATCTATCCATACCTTCTGCAGATTCAATACAATTCCTTAACTTTCTCAGAAAATAAAACTgacaaattttgatttttgattacAGAGAAAAAGAGCGAATGAAGTAGACGAACCTTGGTGCCTTGATCGAAAGAGTTAACCCTGCAGAGGCAAGTGTAACGTCTCTTTTCTAGAGATTTTCAGGGAAACCACCAAGGATTCTCTCAAGACAAGTGTTAATGTCTCTTTTCTTAGATTGCAGATTCCCAAATTTgaataagagaaaaagacaaaaatagcactaaatcaagtttatgttcccaaactagcactcaaggtcaaaagtcacaaaaatagcacttaatgttttatcaaaagtaacaaacttaggatttagagttaaagggtggggtttaggatttagggtttagggtttagggtttagagtttagggtttagggtttagattttagggtttagggtttagagtttatggtttagggtttagagtttagggtttagggtttatggtttagggtttagggtttagagtttagggtttagggtttagagttgagaaatgaggttttggggataagatttcaaattttgaaaaataaaaaaaattaaaattttcaaaggataaacttagaaaggtgctattttggtcattttagtttttgagtgctatttttgtgatataaacttagaaatgtgctattttggagatttgccctttgaATAAACCTAAATTTCCAAATCAGAACATCaaaatctttaaattaataaggTTTGGAATCTATGGGGAAGAATTGATTTACCAGAAAATaccaaagagagaaagagaggacaaagagagaaagaggcgagagagagagagacacaagAACCAATAAAAGGTGGACACGTTAGGGGTTTTTACCAATCCTAAAAACTGTATTTTAGGAACCGGTTGCTAccacttttttcctttttgatttattttttgaactttttttcaGAGAACCCTTGCTTAGCAACCTCTGATGGAGGTGCTCTAAGGTCCCAGTTCTTGATCTCACAAGCCAACACCTGAAACCAAATGAGACAGAGAAGATTAATGTGTCGAGAAGCCGTACGTTGGCAAGAGTAGACAGCGCACGTGTTCCCTCTTCTAGAAGGTCTTGCAATTGGCTATGTTACGAACAAAGAAGATGCTCAGAGCACATTGAATCATAGTTTCATCTGCTCAGGTTCGTCCGGCTTAGGCCATCAGCATTAGTCTATATAATCTATAAGTTTTTCATGCTTGCGTACTTCTGTTTCCTTGAGCAGCTTCTGGTAATTAATATttagtgagtttttttttgtattagtaCGCTTCTCTGTGCCAATCTTCTCGTCTTAAAAATCATTTTGCAGCTTAATCATTTTAAGGGTTAAATGGAGGGATGGGGTAAGGAGAGGAGAGGGAAGAGAAGTAGGATAATTGAGACATGAAAGAGGGGAAGTTTTtcacaataaaataatattaaccaATGCATTATTGACAAATGTTGagaatttctataaaaaaattagcaaCTTGTGTTAAAGAAGAGGTTGTCCTTTTCTTTATATTccctattttaaaatatatttttagtttacttttatttgaaaaaaactcTTTAACAGATTTACCGATGGAAATGCTTTTAACTCCACATGAATCTACTTCCACGCTATCTCTTCATGAGCACACTTActtcaatataattttataacggaTGCAAGAAAACAGTGTAGAGATTCATAAAGTAAACGTACACAAAAATTTAACGTGGTTACATTTACAAGTAAAAGAGAGAGGGTTTATCATTGGAAGTTGAAGGTATTTAAGATTATATAAAACTTACAAAAGCACAAGAAATATAAGAATATATCACAATTGGACTCACGAATTTGAGCCTAATAAGAGTAACTAAACTGAAACTCACAGCTCATATAGAAATGACCATATATCATATGTAGTGAAATTCCACCATAAAGAATATTGATATGaatggtttagaaattaaactAAAGAACGGTAAATGGATTTCACTGAAAATCCCATCCAATTCATATGTCTTCATGGCCGGTGACATCTCCCAATTGATTTTAAGATGATACCCCACGTACCTTTCTAATATCTTACAACGAACTTTGgatttgtttataaaaaatcatatagatTTAACACGGTTTGGAGGAACGGCATTATTCATTCTTGTGAACATAGTGACAATGGCTGGTGAGAAGACACACTACAAGTTAGCCGTTTTCTCGTTTGTCACGGGCACGGTTTCGGGTTCCTGAAGAACTTATGGATGATGAACATCCTCATATGTATAAGCCATTCGAGAGCATAGCTCTCATAAAATTCTACGCAACCAAAGAAAGCCGTGAGTCCAAAAAGCATATTGAGGTATCTTAAACGCATCTATACGGAGAAAATTTGATGCAAAGTGATAATGTTGAATCTGAATGGTATCCCATTGATCAAAAtgataatgttttatatatctGAATGTTACTTGATTGGCTCCGTACTTACAAAGTTTCATTTTCAACAAGGTAGGATAAAAAGTTCagatcatttatatattatttgagccaATCAAACCGTTATAAAGTTGTAAATTACAACAATAAGTGTCAAATTACGTTTTTTTTCTACATTACAacgatttaaaacaaaaaagtgTTGCCAGGGACCATAAATTTGTAGTGAAAcctaaaaatatgataatattttttaaacatcaGGTGGTCTTCAAAACCTTATATAAGAACACATAGAGACATATCTAAACACACAACAagtttctaaaagaaaaagatgGTTAGTTTGGAAACCACTCCTGCTCTTCAGCTCCCGGTCATCGACTTCACAAGTCCAAACCTAAAACCAGGAACTGTAGAATGGGACTCAGTGAGAGGCGATGTCCGAAGAGCTTTAGAAGAGTATGGATGTTTTAAGGCCTTGTTCGACAAAGTTCCTGTCGAACTTTGAAAGGCGGTTTTTGATGTTTCTGAGGAGGCTTTTCAGCTACCTGTAGAGATCAAAAAGAGAGTTGTGTCAAAGAGAAAATATAGAGGATATGTGGGTCAGATTCCATCTTTGCCCCTTTTTGAAGTCATGGGTGTTGACTTTGCAGAAAATGAAGATAAAGTCAATGAATTTACTCACAAGCTTTGGCCCCAAGGCAATGGAAGTTTCAGGTTTAGGTTCTTAAAACCTTTTATTCTCTTTCTTAATTTGAAAAACTCTAAAATCACTATGTTTCTGCAGTGAGGCGGTCATGTCATTTGCGAAGAAAGTGTCAGAACTGGACTTCATGACCAGGAGAATGATAATGGAGTGTTTTGGGGTCAATGAAAACTACATTGAGAAACATTTGAACTCGACCAAATGTCTTGTGAGAATGATGAAGTACCAAGGagttgaagaaaaagaagaagagttaGGTATGGAGGCTCATACAGACAGAAACATGCTCACCATACTCTGTCAGAACGATGTAAAAGACGGACTAGAAGTGAGAACTAGTGATGATAAGCAATGGATCAAAGCCAATCCTTCCCAAGATTCTTCATTCATTGTTCTTGGAGGAGCTACACTACACGTAAGCTCAAAACcaagatttttattttgatatttgttgggtccctcctagatggagagAACCAAGTGGGCATGAGACATAATAATAATTCTCATGACCCTTTGCACTGTAGACAcacaataatagagtttagagagagagacaaaagagaaaaagaagagagaaggaggagaaaacTCGTCAGGTTATTTCAAAACTGGTTTTGGAGGATCAAACGGAACttgatcgggctgatattttgtgggaagcttcttcagtcagtgggttagagATTCACCaaagggatttggatttcaaaggttggatcttctgttgtctgggttttagtgaagctggtcgtcacagttcttcagcgggacagtcttgggtgtttggtaaatccgacggtgagatcttctcttcttgagctgaaatttggcgGAAGTATTTTtgacttgtttatcttggatttgtacggttaGATTAGTCTCTGGATGCCGAAATCCTTGTGAactgaggtcgtttggttgctgccggttttgaagctttgtgttgctctcttgttgttgttgtttgtgttggagatagctctttgtagctagactctctgttctgttcaggctgttgaacatagaggacgtggttgtactcataccatttatatagtggatttttgagtggactacgatcccgtggtttttccttctcacatcgaggaggttttccacgtaaaaattgtgtgtctcatttacgtttttctgcatattacaTCCCgccatcgtcgaagtattttcttcacaggttcacacaaggtcaggggaacacgaccattagtatttccgctgcgccgtgtgactttTCCCAActgagtggtatcagagcttctggttttagagctttggttttgataactttgggttgttatttgcttgtgtgaaagatggaaaaatatgagcaggatgataagcttgaatggtgttaactatcatctatggaagggcaagatggaggatttgctctttgttaaagaattccatgttccagtcttcgaggagcagaaacctgagaagaagacggatgaagagtggaagctgcagcatggccaagtgtgtgggttgataaggcagtgggtagatgataatgtgttgcatcacattgagactgagacggatgctcgttctttgtggaagaagctggagcagttatatgctaggaagaccggaa
This Brassica napus cultivar Da-Ae chromosome C6, Da-Ae, whole genome shotgun sequence DNA region includes the following protein-coding sequences:
- the LOC106403159 gene encoding deoxypodophyllotoxin synthase; this translates as MGSSMKSSSKVPVLDLTSRQDLNPNTSTWRSISREACEALEEYGCFVALYDGVTQELDDSIFAAAEELFDLPTDTKRKNVNEKPYHGYVGQMPVIPLHEGLGIDYVTNKEEAQRFTHLMWPRGNHQFCETAHGFSNSVAELDRLVVRMIFENYGVEKHYDSHEGSKTYLLKFLKYLAPPESISMPAFPQHTDKTFLSILHQNGVNGLEVKSKDGGWISLHLPPKSYVVMAGDISMGWSNDRIRSCEHRVTMEGDKTRYTLGLFSFIKGLVSVPGELVDDEHPLMYKPFDNIALINFYATKEGREAKSTLKAYCCI
- the LOC106405098 gene encoding 2-oxoglutarate-dependent dioxygenase AOP3 — protein: MSSKIPTLDFSREDLKPGTKYWKSTSKNIRQALEEYGCFIIDLQDKTPLDLLDQVFGSLVQLFDLPTQTKMKNKYDKPLNGYVGQIPALPLHESLGIDNATSLEATRSFTGLMWPQGNKHFSECVHKYAEFAAKLDQMVTRMVFESYNVEKHYKPYIESTTYLLRVLKNSAPNNDKPNLGFVTHTDKSFTTILHQNQVNGLEMETREGEKININLSSPSLFMIVAGDALMAWSNDRVWSPRHQVLVSGETDRYSLGMFSFNNGTLQVPEELIDHQHPLMYKPFDHIGLLRFYRTDIGYKSECPIKAYCGI